A single region of the Thermithiobacillus tepidarius DSM 3134 genome encodes:
- a CDS encoding efflux RND transporter permease subunit produces the protein MLERLITFALKQRVLILGAALVLVIWGIIAVKNLPIQAFPDVQDVQVQVVTQVPGQAPPEVERSVTMPIEREMNGIPGLAQVRSVSITGLSVVTLTFADRTDDYFARQQVLEKLANVTLPPGVQPTLAPLTTAVGEIYRYVLEAPRDMPLTEVRALQDWVVRPALRSTPGVADVVSFGGAIKEYQVRADPYRLRKYNLTLAQLSQALASNSVNTGGGFIRRGDEALVVRSVGLFTNVDDIGRVVVASANGAPVYVSDVADVEIGPRTRSGYVDYNRQSDVVEGIVQMVKGRNPAVVIADLKTRIDGLNAHGLPPGVRLKPVYDRTQLIGHTVHTVTENLLTGAFLVVVILVIFLRNLKAALIVASIIPLSLLFAFIGMDLKGVSANLISLGAVDFGILVDSAVVLVEAFMVRLALAAVDQHPSHDSVGWRWHTLKSTAVEVGRPVLFAKAIIISAFLPIFTFQRVEGKIFSPMALTLSFAILGAILITLTLIPVLLSFTLRNNRMAERHSRWMHALQVRYRDLLAFAFRWRKTVVGLSVLLLAASLLLAPRLGSEFLPKLDEGNIWLTLTLPPSTALDKTKEVEERIRAILLSYPEVSSVIAHMGRPDDGTDPKGPNNMEIMANLAPREHWRFSGKEALIRDMERRMESIPGVHTNFSQVIEDNVEEALSGVKGEIAIKIFGPDLEVLEEKAEEVARVVSGIPGAVDVAAIKVGGLAQLNIELNRDRLARYGLNASDVADVVQTALAGRAVNAFYDGERRFDVALRLDKPYRDSVETIGELMLNVPGSNVQVPLSALADISVREGAARISREGGGRNVAVKANLLGRDQGGFVAEAMRKVKREVKLPPGYRMTWGGQFENQQRAMKRLEVIVPVSVLLIFILLFWVFQSVKNAFLILLMIPFSLIGGLAGLGLAGLHLSVSAAVGFIALAGISVQNGVIMVEQIKEFLREGQDSMSAILGGAARRLRPVLMTALMAGLGLLPAALSHGIGSETQRPFAVVIVGGLVSATALTLLLLPILFPYFSDESGAGE, from the coding sequence ATGCTGGAAAGGCTCATCACCTTTGCGCTCAAGCAGCGCGTGCTGATCCTGGGTGCCGCCCTGGTGCTGGTCATCTGGGGCATCATCGCCGTCAAGAACCTGCCCATCCAGGCCTTTCCCGACGTCCAGGACGTGCAGGTGCAGGTCGTCACCCAGGTGCCCGGCCAGGCGCCGCCGGAGGTGGAGCGCAGCGTCACCATGCCCATCGAGAGGGAGATGAACGGCATTCCCGGCCTGGCGCAGGTGCGCTCGGTGTCCATCACCGGCCTGTCCGTGGTCACCCTGACCTTTGCCGACCGCACCGACGACTACTTCGCCCGCCAGCAGGTGCTGGAAAAGCTGGCCAACGTCACCCTGCCGCCCGGCGTACAGCCCACTCTCGCCCCGCTGACCACGGCGGTGGGCGAGATCTACCGCTACGTGCTGGAAGCCCCCCGGGACATGCCGCTGACGGAAGTGCGCGCACTGCAGGACTGGGTGGTGCGGCCGGCCCTGCGCAGCACGCCCGGCGTGGCCGACGTGGTCAGCTTCGGCGGCGCGATCAAGGAGTACCAGGTCCGCGCCGATCCCTATCGGCTGCGCAAGTACAACCTGACCCTGGCGCAGCTGTCCCAGGCGCTGGCCAGCAACAGCGTGAATACGGGCGGCGGCTTCATCCGCCGCGGCGACGAGGCCCTGGTGGTGCGCAGCGTCGGCCTCTTCACCAACGTGGACGACATCGGCCGCGTGGTGGTCGCCAGCGCCAACGGCGCACCCGTCTATGTCAGCGACGTGGCCGACGTGGAGATCGGCCCGCGCACCCGCTCGGGCTACGTGGACTACAACCGGCAGAGCGACGTGGTGGAAGGCATCGTGCAGATGGTCAAGGGCCGCAACCCGGCCGTCGTCATTGCCGACCTGAAGACCCGGATCGACGGCCTCAACGCCCATGGCCTGCCGCCCGGCGTGCGGCTCAAGCCGGTCTACGACCGCACCCAGCTGATCGGCCATACCGTGCACACGGTCACTGAGAACCTGCTGACCGGCGCCTTCCTGGTGGTGGTGATCCTGGTCATCTTTCTGCGCAATCTGAAAGCCGCGCTCATCGTTGCCAGCATCATCCCCCTCTCGCTGCTCTTCGCCTTCATCGGCATGGATCTCAAGGGCGTGTCCGCCAACCTGATCTCCCTGGGCGCGGTGGACTTCGGCATCCTGGTGGACAGCGCCGTGGTGCTGGTGGAGGCCTTCATGGTGCGCTTGGCGCTGGCCGCCGTGGATCAGCACCCTTCCCACGACTCCGTCGGCTGGCGCTGGCACACGCTGAAAAGCACCGCCGTGGAGGTCGGCCGGCCCGTGCTCTTCGCCAAGGCCATCATCATCTCCGCCTTCCTGCCCATCTTCACCTTTCAGCGCGTGGAAGGAAAAATCTTCTCCCCCATGGCCCTGACCCTCAGCTTCGCCATTCTGGGAGCGATCCTCATCACTTTGACCCTGATCCCGGTCCTGCTCAGCTTCACCCTGCGCAACAACCGCATGGCGGAACGGCACAGCCGCTGGATGCACGCCCTGCAGGTCCGTTACCGCGACCTGCTCGCCTTCGCCTTCCGCTGGCGCAAGACGGTGGTGGGCCTGTCCGTGCTGCTCCTGGCCGCCAGCCTGCTGCTGGCGCCGCGGCTCGGCAGCGAGTTCCTGCCCAAGCTGGACGAAGGCAACATCTGGCTGACCCTCACCCTGCCGCCCTCCACCGCCCTGGACAAGACCAAGGAGGTGGAAGAACGGATCCGCGCCATCCTGCTCAGCTATCCGGAAGTCAGCAGCGTCATCGCCCACATGGGCCGCCCGGACGACGGCACCGACCCCAAAGGGCCCAACAACATGGAGATCATGGCCAACCTGGCGCCGCGCGAGCACTGGCGCTTCTCCGGCAAGGAGGCCCTCATCCGCGACATGGAGCGGCGCATGGAGAGCATTCCCGGCGTGCACACCAACTTTTCCCAGGTGATCGAGGACAACGTGGAAGAGGCGCTGAGCGGCGTCAAGGGCGAGATCGCCATCAAGATCTTCGGCCCCGACCTGGAAGTGCTGGAAGAAAAGGCCGAGGAAGTCGCCCGCGTGGTCAGCGGCATCCCGGGCGCGGTGGACGTAGCCGCCATCAAGGTCGGCGGCCTGGCGCAGCTCAACATCGAATTGAACCGCGACCGGCTGGCCCGCTACGGGCTCAACGCCAGCGACGTGGCCGACGTCGTGCAGACCGCGCTGGCCGGCCGTGCGGTGAACGCCTTCTACGACGGCGAACGCCGCTTCGACGTCGCCTTGCGGCTGGACAAGCCCTACCGGGACAGCGTGGAAACCATCGGTGAGCTCATGCTCAACGTGCCCGGCAGCAACGTCCAGGTGCCCTTGAGCGCCTTGGCCGACATCAGCGTCCGCGAGGGCGCCGCCCGCATCAGCCGCGAGGGCGGCGGGCGCAACGTGGCGGTCAAGGCCAACCTGCTCGGGCGCGACCAGGGCGGCTTCGTCGCCGAGGCCATGCGCAAGGTGAAGCGGGAGGTGAAGCTGCCCCCCGGCTATCGCATGACCTGGGGCGGCCAGTTCGAAAACCAGCAACGCGCCATGAAGCGGCTGGAAGTGATCGTCCCGGTCAGCGTCCTGCTCATCTTCATCCTGCTCTTCTGGGTGTTCCAGTCGGTCAAGAATGCCTTCCTGATCCTGCTCATGATCCCCTTCTCCCTGATCGGCGGATTGGCCGGCCTCGGACTGGCCGGCCTGCACCTGTCCGTATCCGCGGCGGTGGGCTTCATCGCCCTGGCGGGCATCTCGGTGCAGAACGGCGTGATCATGGTGGAGCAGATCAAGGAATTCCTGCGCGAGGGCCAGGACAGCATGTCCGCCATCCTTGGCGGCGCTGCCCGCCGCCTGCGCCCGGTGCTGATGACCGCTCTGATGGCCGGCCTCGGCCTGTTGCCGGCGGCGCTGTCCCACGGCATCGGCTCCGAGACCCAGCGGCCTTTCGCGGTGGTGATCGTCGGCGGGCTGGTGTCGGCCACGGCGCTGACCCTGCTGCTCCTGCCCATTCTCTTCCCCTACTTCAGCGACGAGAGCGGCGCGGGCGAATAA
- a CDS encoding peptidylprolyl isomerase — MKKRSYLLLACLAALSTPALAAPAATVNGVAIDQSQVDVILSTNPNMAQSPQAKTQVLNNLVAQEILAQAARAGKLEQSPQVQARLALANRQILANAAIDDYLAKHPVSDEELRSHYQSFVKDLGDKEYRARHILVKSQAEAEKIMADLKKGANFAKLAKEKSLDKGSAQNGGELGWFPPSMMVKPFADALNGAKKGALLGPVKTEFGYHIIQLEDTRKLTPPPFDAVKERLRADLQQQKIQSFVDAQRAQAKIDLAK, encoded by the coding sequence ATGAAGAAGCGCTCCTATCTCCTGCTGGCCTGCTTGGCCGCCCTGAGCACGCCCGCCCTGGCCGCCCCGGCGGCCACCGTCAACGGCGTCGCCATCGACCAGAGCCAGGTGGACGTCATCCTGTCCACCAACCCGAACATGGCCCAGAGCCCGCAGGCGAAGACGCAGGTGCTCAACAACCTGGTCGCCCAGGAGATCCTGGCCCAGGCCGCCCGCGCCGGCAAGCTGGAACAAAGCCCGCAGGTCCAGGCGCGCCTGGCGCTGGCCAACCGCCAGATCCTTGCCAACGCCGCCATCGACGACTATCTGGCTAAGCATCCGGTTTCGGACGAGGAGCTGCGCAGCCACTACCAGAGCTTCGTGAAGGACCTGGGCGACAAGGAATATCGCGCGCGCCACATCCTGGTGAAGAGCCAGGCGGAAGCCGAAAAGATCATGGCCGACCTGAAAAAGGGCGCCAACTTCGCCAAGCTGGCCAAGGAGAAGTCCCTGGACAAGGGCAGCGCTCAAAATGGCGGCGAGCTGGGCTGGTTCCCGCCGAGCATGATGGTCAAGCCCTTTGCCGATGCCTTGAACGGCGCCAAGAAAGGCGCTCTGCTGGGCCCGGTGAAGACCGAGTTCGGCTACCACATCATCCAGCTGGAGGATACGCGCAAGCTGACGCCGCCGCCCTTCGACGCCGTCAAGGAGCGCCTGCGCGCCGACCTGCAGCAGCAGAAAATCCAGAGCTTTGTGGATGCCCAGCGCGCCCAGGCCAAAATCGACCTGGCCAAGTAA
- a CDS encoding DUF3579 domain-containing protein: MVDGITQSGHKFRPSDWAERLSESVSQVGPDHRIRYSPYVEPVLIEGHAALKIDPYLKEVNPRAFKQLIDFIKDNKLTVLESCQVPDLQSAPLAEAKAASN; encoded by the coding sequence TTGGTTGACGGGATCACCCAGAGCGGCCATAAATTCCGGCCCAGCGACTGGGCCGAGCGCCTGTCCGAGTCCGTTTCGCAGGTGGGGCCGGATCACCGCATCCGCTACTCGCCCTACGTGGAGCCGGTGCTCATCGAAGGCCACGCCGCCCTCAAGATCGACCCTTACCTGAAGGAAGTGAATCCGCGGGCCTTCAAGCAGCTGATCGATTTCATCAAGGACAACAAGCTCACGGTCCTGGAAAGCTGCCAGGTCCCCGATCTGCAGTCCGCGCCGCTGGCGGAAGCCAAGGCGGCCAGCAACTGA
- the lexA gene encoding transcriptional repressor LexA, which translates to MTPRQQDVLKALREYQQEFGYAPTLTELGERLGIAAKSAVRKHVQALAQEGKIRLTAQRARGIELTELGNKVTVRLLGAIAAGLPIEAIEVPEEIEVPPSLLGSGEHYALRVKGESMMEDGILDGDIVIIEARESARPGEVVVALVDGENATLKRFYPRGETVLLVPANSRMQPMEFAAERVRIQGAVVGQMRSYRN; encoded by the coding sequence ATGACTCCAAGACAACAGGATGTCCTCAAGGCCCTGCGTGAGTATCAGCAGGAATTCGGCTATGCCCCCACCCTGACGGAACTGGGCGAACGCCTGGGCATCGCCGCCAAGAGCGCGGTGCGCAAGCACGTGCAGGCGCTGGCCCAGGAAGGCAAGATCCGCCTGACCGCCCAACGCGCCCGCGGCATCGAGCTGACCGAACTGGGCAACAAGGTGACGGTGCGCCTGCTGGGCGCCATTGCCGCCGGCCTGCCCATCGAGGCCATCGAGGTGCCCGAGGAGATCGAGGTACCGCCCTCCTTGCTCGGGTCCGGCGAGCACTACGCCCTGCGCGTCAAGGGCGAATCCATGATGGAAGACGGCATTCTCGACGGCGACATCGTCATCATCGAGGCCCGCGAGAGCGCCCGTCCCGGCGAGGTGGTGGTCGCGCTGGTGGACGGGGAGAACGCCACCCTGAAGCGCTTCTATCCGCGGGGGGAAACGGTGCTGCTGGTGCCGGCCAACAGTCGGATGCAGCCCATGGAATTCGCGGCCGAGCGCGTCCGCATCCAGGGCGCCGTGGTCGGCCAGATGCGCAGTTACCGCAATTGA
- the clpS gene encoding ATP-dependent Clp protease adapter ClpS → MSTRDPNYGTVLEHKPELKKPSMYKVILLNDDYTPMDFVVYILEEYFYKSREEATRIMLHVHHRGQGICGVYPYDIAETKVAQVIEAARRNEHPLQCIMEKE, encoded by the coding sequence ATGAGCACACGCGATCCCAATTACGGCACCGTCCTGGAGCACAAGCCGGAGCTGAAGAAGCCCAGCATGTACAAGGTTATCCTCCTAAATGACGACTACACTCCCATGGACTTCGTCGTCTATATTTTAGAGGAATACTTTTACAAGTCCCGGGAAGAGGCAACGCGGATCATGCTTCACGTGCACCATCGGGGCCAGGGGATCTGCGGAGTCTATCCCTACGACATCGCCGAAACCAAGGTTGCCCAGGTGATCGAGGCCGCGCGCCGTAACGAGCACCCGCTGCAGTGCATCATGGAAAAGGAGTAA
- the clpA gene encoding ATP-dependent Clp protease ATP-binding subunit ClpA yields MIDKALEQTFNQALQAARSRGHEFASVEHLLLALLDNPHAAEVLEACGADISALRQEVTQFLNEGIRPVGPENTVKTQPSIGFQRVLQRALYHVQSSGKEEVTGANILVALFSERESHAVYFLQKADVTRLDVVNFISHGIRKKGGGEQEDTTQGRTEGEDSKDPLVNFTVNLNARAKAGRIDPLIGREHELTRTIQILARRRKNNPIYVGEPGVGKTAIVEGLARRIVAGEVPEVLKNAVVYSLDMGALIAGSRYRGDFEERLKAVLKALKRQPNAVLFIDEIHTLIGAGAASGGAMDASNLLKPALASGELKCIGATTYQEYRQYFEKDRALSRRFQKIDVHEPSVEETVKILRGLKPSFELHHGVRYTSEALRAAVELSARHIHDRFLPDKAIDVIDEVGAAMTLLPKSKQKKVIGVRDIEDIVAKIARIPPKAVSSADKENLRNLERDLKFSIFGQDPAIEQLASAIKLARAGLKHPEKPIGSFLFSGPTGVGKTEVSRQLAKILGVELIRFDMSEYMERHTVSRLIGAPPGYVGFDQAGLLTEAVIKHPHAVLLLDEIEKAHPDVFNILLQVMDHGKLTDNNGRQADFRNVILIMTTNAGASELAKPVMGFTASGATRDGEDMEAIKRTFTPEFRNRLDAVIPFAPLSPEVVTHVVDKFVVELEEQLHEKDVILTVTPAARRWLAEHGYDPQMGARPMARLIQEKLKRPMAEELLFGKLSKGGTVTVDMTDGELTFAYQEKAA; encoded by the coding sequence ATGATCGACAAGGCGCTCGAACAGACCTTCAACCAAGCCCTGCAGGCGGCCAGGAGCCGCGGCCACGAGTTCGCCAGCGTGGAGCACCTGCTCCTGGCGCTGCTGGACAACCCGCATGCCGCCGAAGTCCTGGAAGCCTGCGGCGCCGACATCAGCGCCTTGCGCCAGGAGGTCACCCAGTTCCTGAACGAGGGCATCCGGCCCGTGGGTCCGGAGAACACGGTGAAAACCCAGCCCAGCATCGGCTTCCAGCGGGTGCTGCAGCGGGCGCTCTATCACGTGCAGTCCTCCGGCAAGGAGGAGGTCACCGGGGCCAACATCCTGGTCGCCCTCTTTTCCGAGCGCGAATCGCACGCCGTTTACTTCCTGCAGAAGGCCGACGTCACCCGGCTGGACGTGGTCAACTTCATTTCCCACGGCATCCGCAAGAAGGGCGGCGGCGAGCAGGAGGACACCACCCAGGGCCGCACCGAGGGCGAGGACTCCAAGGACCCGCTGGTGAACTTCACCGTCAATCTGAACGCCAGGGCCAAAGCCGGGCGCATCGACCCGCTGATCGGGCGCGAGCACGAACTGACCCGCACCATTCAGATCCTGGCCCGCCGGCGCAAGAACAACCCCATCTACGTGGGCGAGCCGGGCGTCGGCAAGACCGCCATCGTCGAGGGCCTGGCGCGGCGCATCGTGGCCGGCGAGGTGCCGGAGGTGCTCAAGAACGCGGTGGTCTACTCGCTGGACATGGGCGCCCTCATCGCCGGCTCGCGCTACCGCGGCGACTTCGAGGAACGCCTGAAGGCGGTGCTCAAGGCTTTGAAGCGCCAGCCCAATGCCGTGCTCTTCATCGACGAGATCCACACCCTGATCGGGGCCGGCGCCGCTTCGGGCGGCGCCATGGACGCCTCCAACCTGCTGAAGCCGGCGCTGGCCTCGGGCGAGCTCAAGTGCATCGGCGCCACCACTTACCAGGAGTACCGTCAGTACTTCGAGAAGGACCGGGCACTGAGCCGCCGCTTCCAGAAGATCGACGTGCACGAGCCCTCCGTGGAGGAAACGGTCAAAATCCTGCGCGGCCTGAAACCCAGCTTCGAGCTGCACCACGGCGTGCGCTACACCAGCGAGGCGTTGCGCGCCGCCGTGGAGCTGTCGGCCCGCCACATCCATGACCGCTTCCTGCCGGACAAGGCCATCGACGTCATCGACGAGGTGGGCGCGGCCATGACCCTGCTGCCCAAGTCCAAGCAGAAGAAGGTCATCGGCGTCAGGGACATCGAGGACATCGTGGCCAAGATCGCGCGCATTCCGCCCAAGGCGGTGTCCAGCGCGGACAAGGAAAACCTGCGCAACCTGGAGCGCGACCTGAAATTCAGCATCTTCGGTCAGGATCCGGCCATCGAGCAGCTGGCTTCCGCCATCAAACTGGCGCGCGCCGGCCTGAAGCATCCGGAAAAGCCCATCGGCTCCTTTCTCTTCTCCGGCCCCACCGGCGTGGGCAAGACGGAAGTCAGCCGCCAGCTGGCCAAGATCCTGGGCGTGGAGCTGATCCGCTTCGACATGAGCGAGTACATGGAGCGCCACACGGTCTCGCGCCTGATCGGCGCCCCTCCCGGCTACGTGGGCTTCGATCAGGCCGGGCTGCTCACCGAGGCGGTGATCAAGCACCCCCATGCGGTGCTGCTGCTGGACGAGATCGAGAAGGCCCACCCGGACGTCTTCAACATCCTGCTGCAGGTGATGGACCACGGCAAGCTGACGGACAACAATGGCCGTCAGGCGGACTTCCGCAATGTGATCCTGATCATGACCACCAATGCGGGCGCCAGCGAGCTGGCCAAGCCGGTGATGGGCTTCACCGCCTCCGGCGCGACCCGCGACGGCGAGGACATGGAGGCGATCAAGCGCACCTTCACGCCCGAGTTCCGCAACCGCCTGGATGCGGTCATCCCCTTCGCGCCGCTGAGCCCGGAAGTGGTCACCCATGTGGTGGACAAGTTCGTGGTGGAACTGGAGGAGCAGCTGCACGAGAAGGACGTGATCCTGACCGTGACGCCCGCCGCGCGGCGCTGGCTGGCGGAGCACGGCTACGATCCGCAGATGGGCGCGCGGCCCATGGCTCGGCTCATCCAGGAGAAGCTCAAGCGCCCCATGGCCGAGGAACTGCTCTTCGGCAAGCTGAGCAAAGGCGGCACGGTGACCGTGGACATGACCGACGGCGAGCTGACCTTCGCCTATCAGGAGAAGGCCGCCTGA
- a CDS encoding putative signal transducing protein, whose protein sequence is MRRIYQAAHLLEAQILVDRLGMRGIRAEIFNGNALSAAGGIPVTDTYPEVWILDDADYPLARNLLDQYEAELRQPPRERRCPHCGEMVPANFASCWHCQRDLDPAS, encoded by the coding sequence ATGCGCCGAATCTATCAAGCTGCCCATCTGCTGGAAGCCCAGATCCTGGTGGACCGGCTCGGCATGCGCGGCATCCGGGCGGAGATCTTCAACGGCAATGCCCTGAGCGCGGCCGGCGGCATTCCGGTGACCGACACCTATCCCGAGGTCTGGATCCTGGACGATGCGGACTATCCCCTGGCCCGCAATCTGCTGGACCAGTACGAGGCGGAGCTGCGCCAGCCGCCCCGCGAGCGCCGCTGTCCGCATTGCGGCGAAATGGTGCCCGCCAACTTCGCCAGTTGCTGGCACTGCCAGCGGGATCTGGACCCCGCCTCCTGA
- a CDS encoding zinc-dependent alcohol dehydrogenase, translating into MFALTYQGPFDVRVERVPDPAIQEPDDVILRVTATAICGSDLHLYRGKMPAMEHGDILGHEFMGVVEEAGPAVTKVRKGDRVIVPFVIACGECFFCHRELYSACETTNPDRGALVHAKGIRSGAAFFGYSHLYGGIPGGQAEYVRVPKANVGPFKVPGSLADERVLFLTDILPTGYQAALNAGITRGSSVAIFGAGPVGLMTAACARLLGADTVFMVDRHPYRLEFAQATYGAIPLNIEKQDPAEEIIKATGRRGVDAVVDAVGFEAKGSPVETAMAWAKLEGGSSEAMRQCIAAVRRGGRVSVPGVYAGPLHAFPWGDAFEKGLSFAGGQTHVQKYLPDLLRHIGEGELQPDVIISHHLPLAEAARGYEIFSKKEDNCRKVVLTPAGPGAATH; encoded by the coding sequence ATGTTCGCCCTGACCTACCAAGGACCCTTCGACGTGCGCGTCGAGCGCGTGCCGGATCCGGCCATCCAGGAGCCGGACGACGTCATCCTGCGGGTGACCGCCACGGCCATCTGCGGATCGGATTTGCATCTGTACCGCGGCAAGATGCCGGCCATGGAGCATGGCGACATCTTGGGCCACGAGTTCATGGGCGTCGTCGAGGAGGCCGGCCCGGCGGTGACCAAGGTCAGGAAGGGCGACCGGGTCATCGTGCCCTTCGTCATCGCCTGCGGAGAATGCTTCTTTTGCCATCGGGAGCTGTACTCGGCCTGCGAAACCACCAATCCCGATCGCGGCGCCCTGGTGCACGCCAAGGGCATCCGCTCCGGTGCCGCCTTCTTCGGCTACAGTCACCTCTACGGCGGCATTCCGGGCGGGCAGGCCGAGTACGTGCGCGTGCCCAAGGCCAACGTCGGCCCGTTCAAGGTGCCGGGCAGCCTGGCCGACGAGAGGGTGCTGTTCCTGACCGACATCCTGCCCACCGGCTACCAGGCCGCCCTGAATGCCGGCATCACCCGCGGCTCGAGCGTGGCCATTTTTGGCGCCGGGCCGGTGGGGCTGATGACCGCGGCCTGTGCGCGCCTGCTCGGCGCCGACACCGTTTTCATGGTGGATCGCCACCCCTATCGCCTGGAATTTGCCCAAGCCACCTACGGCGCCATTCCCCTCAACATCGAAAAGCAGGATCCGGCCGAGGAGATCATCAAGGCGACCGGCCGCCGCGGCGTGGATGCCGTGGTGGATGCGGTCGGCTTCGAGGCCAAGGGCAGCCCGGTGGAAACGGCCATGGCCTGGGCCAAGCTGGAGGGCGGCAGCAGCGAGGCCATGCGCCAGTGCATCGCCGCGGTGCGGCGCGGCGGCCGGGTCAGCGTGCCGGGCGTCTACGCCGGACCGCTGCACGCCTTTCCTTGGGGCGATGCCTTCGAGAAGGGCCTGAGCTTCGCCGGCGGCCAGACCCACGTGCAGAAGTACCTGCCCGACCTGCTGCGGCATATCGGAGAAGGCGAGCTGCAGCCGGACGTCATCATCAGCCATCACCTGCCTCTGGCCGAGGCGGCGCGCGGCTACGAGATCTTCAGCAAGAAAGAGGACAACTGCCGCAAAGTGGTGCTCACGCCGGCGGGGCCGGGCGCGGCGACGCACTGA
- a CDS encoding Yip1 family protein, translated as MYLVQRVKNILLQPKQEWQVIDGEATSAADLYKSYIVPLAAIGPLASIIGMAVVGLSMPFVGTYRVPLGMAASHAVVSYILTLLSVFLLALVINALAPTFGGRKEQNQALKVAAYASTPSWLAGIFMLLPALGFLGLLASLYGLYLLYLGLPVLMKTPPDKALGYTVVVVIVAIVIFMIFGAVSSALIAYPTPEMPMPGTGPGMD; from the coding sequence ATGTATCTGGTACAGCGCGTGAAAAATATCCTGCTGCAACCGAAACAGGAGTGGCAGGTCATCGATGGGGAAGCGACCAGCGCGGCGGATTTGTACAAGAGCTACATCGTGCCGCTGGCGGCCATCGGACCGCTGGCCTCCATCATCGGCATGGCCGTGGTGGGCTTGAGCATGCCCTTCGTGGGCACCTACCGGGTGCCGCTCGGCATGGCAGCGTCCCACGCCGTGGTGTCCTACATCCTCACCCTGTTGAGCGTGTTCCTGCTGGCTCTGGTCATCAACGCGCTGGCGCCGACCTTCGGCGGGCGCAAGGAGCAGAACCAAGCCTTGAAGGTGGCCGCCTACGCCAGCACGCCGTCATGGCTGGCCGGCATCTTCATGCTGCTGCCCGCGCTGGGCTTCCTGGGCCTGCTGGCATCGCTGTACGGGCTTTACCTGCTCTACCTGGGATTGCCGGTTCTGATGAAGACGCCGCCGGACAAAGCGCTGGGCTATACGGTGGTGGTCGTGATCGTCGCCATCGTCATCTTCATGATCTTCGGCGCCGTCAGCAGTGCGCTGATCGCCTATCCCACCCCGGAGATGCCCATGCCGGGCACCGGACCCGGCATGGATTGA